From Bradyrhizobium sp. sBnM-33:
GTTCTGCGATGCTGAGGTGTCGAAGTCTCCCTCCGGCGAGGGCCGCCTTGTTGGATTAGTCCAATTGGTGCGTAACTGCCCTTATGGACAGCCATAAGGGCAGTACTCAGCTTGAACGGCTTGAGGTGGTCGAGACTGGTCGCCGGCGGCGCTGGTCGGATGACGAGAAGGTGCGGATCGTCACCGAGAGCTTGCAAGCGCCGCGCGCGATATCGTCGACAGCAAGACGCCACGGCATATCACGTTCGT
This genomic window contains:
- a CDS encoding transposase, yielding MDSHKGSTQLERLEVVETGRRRRWSDDEKVRIVTESLQAPRAISSTARRHGISRSLLMTWRRSFGPEPISPQGEQSGFARVVLATEVEPAVAASPTIAGTW